Genomic window (Microthrixaceae bacterium):
CGGTCGCCCAGCCGACCGGTATCCCGTTGCGGTCGGTACCGATGGACCATTTCCAGCCGGAGCGTCCCCGGTCGGTGGGGTTGGGGCCGGTGCCGTCGCCGCCTTGGGGGGCTTTGTGGAGGGAGCCGTCAACAGCTACTTCGCTGAGGTCCAAGCCGATGATGCGGTCATAGGCGTCGAGGGCGTGTTCGAACGCTCGTCGGAACACGTCGTGGCAGACCCATAGTTTGAACCGTGCTCGGGCGGTGGTGTCGGAAACTTGCCAGCCGCAAAGCGCTTCGGCGTCGACCCATGAGCAGCCACAAACGAGGCGGACCAGGATCAGGTGGAACACGATTCGGTCTGGGGTGCGGGGCCGGTGGCCGCCTTTGGGATGGTTGTCGACGTGTTCGGGAAGGAGCGGTTCGAAACTCTTCCAGACGGCATCGATGACTTCGCGGTCCAGAGCGCGCATACTGGTGGGGTCCTCCGGTTTGGTTGGGTTGGTGCACCCGCGATTTCATCACGGGCAACCTTCCAACCGGTGGACCACCAACACTGTCGGGCGAGACACGGCGCTTCGCAGCGCACACCCCGATCTATCCGCGCGACCTCTAAGTCGCTCGGTCGTGCTGGGTGCCCACGACCGAGCGAACCGAGTTGGTCGCCAACGTACTTGCCATAATGATTCCGCGGGTGGCCATCAGCCGCTGCACACGCAATGGGGTGACAGCGGGTCGTCTTCCGCTGCGATCGTGGGTCGCCGGGTGAGTTGCACCGTCGGTGCAGCCTATAGCGGCGGGTTGACGCCAGAGTGGAGACGCTACGACCTATCGCTAGTGGTCTGTCGCTTGAATAGTGGGGTGGGTTAGGGTTGGCGGATGCCGATCGTGACTGCTGCATCGTTGATTGTGTCCGCTGAGGAT
Coding sequences:
- a CDS encoding IS5 family transposase; its protein translation is MRALDREVIDAVWKSFEPLLPEHVDNHPKGGHRPRTPDRIVFHLILVRLVCGCSWVDAEALCGWQVSDTTARARFKLWVCHDVFRRAFEHALDAYDRIIGLDLSEVAVDGSLHKAPQGGDGTGPNPTDRGRSGWKWSIGTDRNGIPVGWATDGANRHDIPLLAPTLDSIAGRHLLADIDTIHLDRGYDANTVRATLAGYGLDDAVIAKRRKPGDPPHTKVGLGLRWPVERTNSWLVNYGQLRRNTDRKRAHREAQLALAIVFILAAKLIDWRNRWDPPT